A stretch of the Channa argus isolate prfri chromosome 9, Channa argus male v1.0, whole genome shotgun sequence genome encodes the following:
- the LOC137132796 gene encoding olfactory receptor 2T27-like, protein MEEQLNVTYLILDGHVDVYKYRYLYFTMFFLVYLLIICSNCTIVYLIWKHQNLHEPMYILIAALLLNCVLLSTNIYPKLLIDFLSEKQIISHQACIVQYSLFYALGASEFLLLAAMSYDRYVSICKPLQYPTIMRKRTVSLFLASAWLLPAFQQVGLSMMCANQKLCSFSVKVIFCNNSIYKLFCVTSRAITVYGLFILFNVVVCPAIFIIFTYTRILIICYHSSGKVRRKAAQTCLPHLLVLINYFCLFLCDVITVRLEYDFPKTARLIMSLQLVLYNPLFNPLIYGLKMKDISKHLKRLFRQEKCN, encoded by the coding sequence ATGGAGGAGCAATTGaatgtaacatatttaattcTTGATGGACATGTAGATGTTTACAAATACAGATAtctttattttacaatgttttttctaGTATATCTTCTCATAATCTGCAGTAATTGTACTATTGTGTACTTGATCTGGAAACaccaaaacctccatgagcctatgtacattttaattgcAGCTTTGTTACTAAACTGTGTTCTTCTCAGCACTAACATCTACCCAAAGCTTTTgattgattttctatctgaaaaacagatcatatctCATCAAGCCTGTATTGTTCAATATTCACTGTTTTATGCTTTGGGTGCATCAGAGTTCTTACTGTTGGCAGCTatgtcctatgacagatatgtgtctatatgtaaacctctgcaatatccaactATCATGAGAAAAAGAACTGTCAGTCTCTTTCTGGCTTCAGCTTGGCTTCTCCCTGCATTCCAGCAAGTGGGATTATCAATGATGTGTGCTAATCAAAAGCTCTGTAGCTTTAGTGTGAAGGTAATTTTTTGTAACAACTCaatttacaaacttttctgtgtgacCTCAAGAGCAATAACTGTTTATggtttgtttattctgtttaatgttgttgtttgtcctgcgattttcatcatttttactTACACAAGGATACTTATAATCTGTTACCACAGCAGTGGAAAAGTCAGgagaaaagctgcacagacctgtttacctcacctgctggttttaatcaactatttttgtctgtttttatgtgaTGTTATAACAGTTCGACTTGAATATGATTTTCCAAAAACTGCACGTTTAATCATGAGTTTACAGTTAGTTTTGTATAATCCTCTTTTTAATCCACTTATATATGGActtaaaatgaaagacatttcTAAACACTTAAAGAGGTTGTTCCGTCAAGAAAAATGTAACTAG
- the LOC137132869 gene encoding olfactory receptor 13C9-like: MDEESDKFNVTFLILDGHVELNKYRYLYFMIVFLVYILIFCSNCTIVFLIWKHQDLHEPMYIFIAALLLNSVLLSANIYPKLLIDFLSEKQIISYQACLVQYFLFYTLVSSEFLLLAAMSYDRYVSICKPLQYPTIMRKRTIILFLALAWLLPACQFAGLAIMSSYQKLCTFILKVIFCNNTIYKLFCVTSRAISFFGLFTLLNAIVLPMFFIIYTYLRILIICYHSGEIRKRAAQTCLPHLLVLINYFCLITYEFVTVRLESDFPKTARLIMTLQLVLYNPLFNPLIYGLKMKGISKHLKRLFCQHKVNRC, encoded by the coding sequence AATTTAATGTAACATTTCTAATTCTTGATGGTCATGTGGAACTTAACAAATACAGATACCTTTATTTTATGATAGTTTTTCTTGTATACATTCTCATATTCTGCAGTAATTGTACTATTGTGTTCTTGATCTGGAAACATCAAGACCTCCATGaacctatgtacatttttattgctgctTTGTTACTGAACTCTGTTCTTCTCAGCGCTAACATCTACCCAAAGCTTTTGATCGACTTTCTATCggaaaaacagatcatatcatATCAGGCCTGTCTTGttcaatattttctgttttatacttTAGTCAGCTCAGAGTTTTTACTTTTGGCAGCTatgtcctatgacagatatgtgtctatatgtaaacctctgcaatatcctACTATCATGAGGAAAAGaactataattttgtttttggcatTAGCTTGGCTTCTGCCTGCTTGTCAGTTTGCTGGATTAGCGATAATGAGCTCTTATCAGAAACTCTGTACCTTCATTCTGAAAGTCATTTTTTGCAATAACacaatttacaaacttttttgtGTGACCTCAAGAGCAATAtcattttttggtttatttacttTGCTAAATGCTATTGTTTTGCCTATGTTCTTCATCATTTATACATACCTTagaatattaataatatgttATCACAGTGGAGAAATTAGAAAAAGagctgcacagacctgtttacctcacctgctggttttaattaactatttttgtttaataacaTATGAGTTTGTTACTGTTCGTTTGGAATCAGATTTTCCAAAAACTGCACGTTTAATCATGACCTTACAGTTAGTTTTGTACAATCCTCTTTTTAATCCACTTATATATGGTCTAAAAATGAAAGGAATTTCTAAACACCTCAAGAGGTTGTTCTGTCAACATAAAGTCAACCGATGTTAA